Proteins co-encoded in one Nicotiana sylvestris chromosome 7, ASM39365v2, whole genome shotgun sequence genomic window:
- the LOC104245259 gene encoding fasciclin-like arabinogalactan protein 2 yields the protein MKFSPAAPLSLSLLLLLLFSATTSAHNITKILAKHPEFSTFNHYLTVTHLAAEINRRQTITVCAIDNAAMNELLEKHLPTYTLKNVLSLHVFADYFGAKKLHQITKGSTLTATMFQATGEAPGTSGYINITNMKGGKVGFANEDNDGHFTATFVKTVLEMPYNISVIQISHVLTSAAAEAPVAAPSDLNITTLMSEQGCKAFSDLLKSHLDVSKTFAENVESGLTVFCPTDGVLNGFMPKFKKLTKDGQASLLLYHGVPVYNSLGMLKSNNGLMNTLATEGKNKYDFTVQNDGDDVMLKTKVVTATISGTLYDEEPLSVYKVDKVLLPRELFKAVAEEPAPAPKGSKKKKSKKGGGDDIEDDSAPEPSPEDDDAPADESENLNGAISVKSSGWLVTVVLSVICVAFI from the coding sequence ATGAAGTTCTCGCCGGCGGCACCACTCTCCCTctctctcctcctcctcctactCTTCTCCGCCACCACCTCCGCTCACAACATCACTAAAATCCTCGCCAAACACCCCGAATTCTCCACCTTCAACCACTACTTAACCGTCACACACTTAGCCGCAGAAATCAACCGCCGACAAACCATCACCGTCTGCGCCATCGACAATGCCGCCATGAACGAACTCCTCGAAAAACACCTCCCTACTTACACACTCAAAAACGTCCTTTCCCTTCACGTATTCGCCGATTACTTCGGCGCTAAGAAACTTCACCAAATTACAAAAGGCAGTACCTTAACCGCCACCATGTTTCAAGCCACCGGCGAAGCTCCGGGAACCTCCGGTTACATCAACATCACCAACATGAAAGGAGGTAAAGTAGGTTTCGCAAATGAAGACAACGACGGCCATTTCACCGCCACGTTCGTTAAAACCGTACTAGAAATGCCGTACAACATTTCGGTTATTCAAATCAGCCATGTTTTAACTTCAGCCGCCGCCGAAGCTCCTGTTGCTGCGCCCAGTGACTTAAACATCACAACCCTAATGTCCGAACAAGGATGCAAAGCATTTTCCGATTTATTAAAATCTCACCTAGATGTTTCAAAAACATTTGCAGAAAATGTAGAAAGTGGATTAACAGTGTTTTGTCCTACAGATGGAGTTTTAAACGGTTTCATGCCGAAATTCAAGAAGTTGACTAAAGACGGTCAAGCTTCTTTATTATTATACCACGGTGTTCCTGTTTACAATTCTTTAGGTATGTTGAAATCCAACAATGGATTAATGAACACTTTAGCTACTGAGGGGAAAAATAAGTACGATTTCACTGTACAAAATGACGGAGATGATGTTATGTTAAAGACCAAGGTTGTTACAGCGACAATATCTGGAACATTGTACGATGAGGAACCATTGTCGGTTTATAAAGTTGATAAAGTTTTATTGCCACGGGAACTGTTTAAAGCAGTAGCAGAAGAACCAGCACCGGCACCAAAGGgttcaaaaaagaagaagagtaaaaAAGGCGGCGGCGACGATATAGAGGACGATAGTGCACCGGAGCCTAGCCCGGAGGACGACGATGCTCCGGCGGATGAGTCGGAAAACTTGAACGGAGCTATTAGTGTGAAAAGTAGTGGGTGGTTGGTTacagttgttttgagtgttattTGTGTGGCCTTTATTTGA